The Halichoerus grypus chromosome 3, mHalGry1.hap1.1, whole genome shotgun sequence genome segment GCCTGTAAAAGGGAGGACGATCCGCGGCGCGTGGGACTACGTCTCTAGGGAATTTAGGAAGGACTCCGCAGGCTTTGGAGGTGCGCACGCTTCGCAGAGTAAATGCAAACACTTTAGTAAACCGAGGTCTCTGGGTATCCAACCCTTTAGAGGGAGGTGGTCTGGCTCAGAAATCTCGCCGGAGGGGACTTTTCCACTGAAAACTTTGTCCAGAATGCGCCCCAGTCCAGACAGGTGCAGGAACTTTTGCGCGGCCGCGCCTCGGCCACTGCTCTAAACGGCCGCTTAGAGGCCGCAAGAGCTTAGGTCGCGAGTGCCAAGGGCAACCTGCATCTGGAAGCGGGTCTCAAGGAAGAACACCGTACCCGGGGGGCCCGTCAGCCCCGTTCCAAAGAACCCGCGGACCCGCGCGCCCCTCGCGGCGAGCGGCGCTGGTAACCGGCGCCCAATCAGCGCTCTCGCCGGGTCTGTGACGGCGTTCGGCCCCGCCCCCTTGACTGGGCTAAAAGGCCTCGGAGAAGGCTTCAGCCCGGAGCTCCGCGCGCGGCCCTGCGCCCCGACACGGACCCCAGGTGGGTTTCGTAGCTTGTTGCTCTCAGCGCCGGTGCCACTGTCCCCGCGGTCTGCCTCGGTCAGGTCCTCATTCTCCTCAGTCCCCAGGGCGGGCGGCCAAGCTAATATCCAGGCTTCTCTCCTTTCCGGGGCTACCGGCCTGCAGGTGAGGAGCAGCGCAGCGCCCCAGTCCGGCGACCTCACCTAGCCCGGCCAGTGCCCGAGCAGCGGCGGTCCCCCCAACGCTCCCTTTCCCCTGCAGGATGAAGAACCCAATGCTGGAGGCGCTGTCCCAATTGCTGGAGAAGCTGCTGCTCATCTCCAACTTCAAGTTCTTCAGTTCGGGCACCCCGGGCGAAGACAAGACGAGGAATAGTTACAATGAGATCAGCTCCTTCCTTCGCGGCGACGTGCTGGAAGTGTCCCGGACCCACCTGACCCACTACGGCATCTACCTGGGCGACAACCGTGTCGCCCACATGATGCCCGACATCCTGTTGGCCCTGACCAAAGACAAGGGGCGCACGCAGAAGGTGGTCTCCAATAAGCGTCTCATCCTGGGCGTCATTGGCAGGGTAGCCAGCATCCGTGTGGACACAGTGGAGGACTTCGCCTACGGAGCCGACATCCTGGTCAATCACCTGGACAAGTCCCTCAAGAAGAAGGCGCTGCTCAACGAAGAGGTGGCGCAGAGGGCGGAGAAGCTGCTGGGCATAACTCCCTACAGCCTACTGTGGAACAACTGTGAGCACTTTGTGACCTACTGCAGATTCGGCACCTCGATCAGCCCCCAGGCCGACAAGGTACACGTGTGACTCGCCGGTGGGTTCGGTGGGGACGCCCTTTCCCATCCCTAACCTTTTTCTATACTCTGGGATCAGGGATTGAGTTCTAGAATGAGTAACGATCTCTCTGGTGTTCCTAAAGGAGGCCAAGTAAATAAATAGCGTTGTCCCTTGCAAGGTAACCTCAAAATGCGGGATTAAAGAGTATGACAATGCAGTACCGCTGCCAGCGATTCCAAATCTACCCAGTTATTGCTGCAGAGGTCGTCAGGGTGTCCACCCAGCGTCATCGAAATGACAAAAGGacaggtgggggttgggggggtcaAGAGAAAATCTGTCGCTGTGTGCTTGCAAATTTTCCCAAGAATTGCAATTGGAAGAAAGGCGTTCAGAGTTTGTATTTTATCTATAACCCTGTGTACAAATTGTTGTGCCTTTAAAATTAAGGAAGCATGCAGGTTTCTCCGTCTGTAAGCTGCAGAGTGAATTCCCTTTGCTTaatataaactatcaaaattCCCAGTAGGAAGACCTCCCTGGTAGATCCCTTACTCCGGTGTCTGGCTTCAGAGAAGTCATTTCCTTGGtattctgaattctttctttGAAGGCTTTAATCCCCATCTAGACTTCCTCATCGTTAGGCATCCTTTAACCCTTAGCTCCAAAGGTGGGATTGTTTATGGGTCCCTCAGAGATAAAAACAATTGGTTTTCAAGAAGGTCCGTTCAATGTTGTAATTTTTATGAGCACTTAAAAAAAACCGAACAAACAGTATTAGCATTGAAGATGATTAAATTAGCCACAAATCCAaaggggtcgggggggggggggggagggtggattttttatttccttttgaaaccTCTTAACTTAAAGATAATTAACTTTTTAAGCCTGCAACTGCATTTGCAATTAGTAGCTTTCTCAGGCTTCACTGTAGTTGTTAAAGAGGTTATTGTTAATGTTCACTCTTAACTGAAACCTGGGCCATCACCTAATGAGCTTCACATTTTAGCCTTCATGTTCAGATACTTTTTGGACCAAAAGAATGAGTCCATGCAACCGATTTTGTATTGCTCCACATCTTGATTAATTTTTTGACCCATCTGGGAAAATCTTTTTCTCCTCTGTGGCAGAACATACAAGTACTATGCTTTTTATACATCAGTATATGAAACTTTTTATAGATTATTTATAGAGCCACAACAGACTCAATTTAGTAAGATAAAACTATAGTTTGAGCAGTGTGCAATGATTTAAGAATCACAGCCCCAGTCCAGGCCTGATTAGAAATGAACTTCACTACATTTACAAACACTGGCTCCAAAAGTGTACAAAAGGAAGCAGGTCAGATTTACTTAGGAACCAAGCAAATTATTTCTCTAAGGAAAAACTGTACTTCTATCCAGTAATTAGCAGTTACCCTTTCATGGAACACATATAGCGCTGTATTCTGTATTttgaccaaaaacaaacaaacaaacaaacaaaaaacacgtCACAAGTGCTTTTTTGAGGTAATAAAATACTTAATCTGCATAAATAACTAGCTGGAGTAGTTTTTCATCTTTGGAAACTTTGTAAGGTTTTACAGAagtagagaaatattttaattgctGTTGCTGCATAGCACCTCTTGTGAAACTGAGTTTTTGTCTTCACTTTGAATGGTGTAACAAACAATTTGGCCAGAGTAGATTTcccgtggaaaaaaaaaaatccccatccCCAAATTTCCAATTCTAAGAACTGTTTTTTTGAACATGCCTTGAGAGAAGTAGGTCATTAATACTGAAGGAGGACTGATTTCTACTTTTCAGAGATGTAAGGAATTACTTGATTCAGGGTCCGATTGTTGAGTTCTCCATCTATGTATACTATTGTAAGCCTAACACTGAGAGTTGCAAGTTGTCtcttacttaaatttaaatttaagtttataaACACTTTGAAGAGCACTTTCCCTCATGAAAGCACAGCAactgatttgaaaataaattggaagaaaacattttgcttttttgtgaTGTGAAGCTCTTTTTAACAAGtttagaaatcttaaaattaaggGAGTTTTATATTACTATTAACAATTTCAGTGTTCTGTAAATTGTAAAGCCCTTAATTACTCTTATTATGCCTTATGctttttcaactcttttttttaatgttgctggTACTGctttttattgccaaaaaatgaatgcaaatacCCCTTTTAATTTCTGGGGTTTCCGTACTCAAAAAGTGCCCCAACAGGCTACCTTCTAGCAATGCAGGACATTCCCTCCCGTTGAGCACCACCAGAGATGCCTCCTTGGGCTAATGGCCAAGTGAACAAGAACAGGACATTAGAAATAAGATGCTCCTTGAGAAAATCTGCTTTTGGGGAAAGGAGTCCACCATGCTTCTCCGTTTTCCTTAATTAACAATTAttgggaaaaagacaaatagagCGTAACTGTACGAAGACAGCTTACTCATTTACCTAAAGGCATATCTTCCCATTATTTGCCAAGCACCTTTTCTCAGTGTCCTGAAAACTTCATTTAGTTTGATCTTCACCACTTTAAGATTGTGTATTTGGGACTCAATGTTTTTGTTTCGCAGAAAGAGACAAATCATTTGTTTGACATGTAAGAAAACAACATCTGGATAACTAACAGGAACAGGAATTTGTCTAGAAATTGTATAAAAGTATGGATAGAGACAACCTTACAGTCAAGATAGTGCATTAAAATATACTGGGCTTGTATACTCTGCCCATTAAGAATTTAGAAACCTAGCTGTCCAGGACCGTATAGGCCACTGGAGGAGACCCTCAAAGCATATACAATGTCATGTCTAGAAAAGGAGCTTAAAACTAGTATGAGTAGCACAAGTCACATACAAAAACGGAGCAGTTCATTGCTAAATTTTGCCCAGACAGTGATGAGGTAGAGCTAATTGTCAACAGATGTAGCAGTAATAGTAATCATCGTAATGCCTTACATTTATGCAGCATGTAGAAGAATACTTTTGCATTAAagatctcatttgatcctcacagcaaccttCTTATTCCCATGGAAGAGAAGAGGGTAGTCTGGACAAGTTAAATGATTTACATGAGATTTACTGGAGCTAGTAAGAGGTGAACCAGGACTCAAATATAAGCCATCACTTCTGAGtaaatttggtttttaaagaagAACAATTTCACATATTAGAAGAATGTCTTCCTCAGGAGTAGGGATCATATTTAATTTACCTTTATCTCCAGCAGCCAGTTTTATGTCACATAATTGATTGAATTTAATTTACTCAGAGAATGGGATATGACCAAAAAATTAGACTTTCTATGCCTTTAGATTTTGAGACCTATGAGGACAGTTTTCATTGGTATCATCAAATTTTCAAATGATGAGTTGTAGGAACTGAATTCACCAATAATAATAGGCTAAATTTTATCACTCAAGATTAGAGATTCCTTTGCTTATGAAATTGTAGAATATGTTATTGTTATTGACAGGCAGTTTAAAGTTTTAACCTTTAATCCTGAATAACTTTTATGTGGTTACATTCTCTGTAGTTTTCTATAAAAAGTCTGTATTTACAAAGGCAGCTGCCTTTGTGAACCTAGTTGCCTGAAGCATCATTTCAGTTACTATGGGATGTGGAATCAAGAAACTGAACTATTCATACCTTAAATTCTTTCTGAAGTCATAAGAGAAATTCTGGTTTTTCTGTTAGACAGAAAATAGGTGAGAAAATTATGCTTTACTATTTGGTACATGTCATTCTTTTTAGACTCAGCCCCCTTTtctaatattcttaaattttattttccagttctgTGAGAATGTGAAGATAATTATTCGTGATCAGAGAAGTGTTCTCGCTTCAGCGGTCTTGGGATTGGCATCTATAGTCTGTCTGGGCTTGGCATCCTATACTACCCTTCCTGCAATTTTTATCCCATTCTTCTTATGGATGGCTGGCTAACTTCATATCCCCGTGTCATGTTGTATTCtgtgtataaatatgtttatatttatagagCACAAGTCAGTATAAGCATCGTCGAGAAAAATGTGACCTGTAACACTGTGTTCTGGATAAAAATGTGACTAAGAATCACGCAAAGTGCTTACTGTGTAAGCCCAAGAACAAAGGCTTTCTGAATCTTCTCAGGCAGTTCCATTTTAAAGCCCTGTGCAGATCTTGGAAACGTGACAACTTGTGATAGAATTCATCATTACAAGAGAACCGGCCCCTAAGATGATGGCCGCAggagagtatttatttattttttttctcctgtaatcATTGTTCTTCTCTCTTAGGCCTGAATTTGAAGATTAGAAGACTTATTGAATGAGACCACTAACTTCGTtgtaaatttttgtttcattgaaaaACTTATATTAAACTAAGAGAATTTCCCTCGTTCAGATGAGAACATGTTTGATGATTGGCAAAAAAAATTCatgatctgttttttttccccatgtattACATATAATTCCCAATAAGTCAAAAATACTTTCATTACTTGAAACCACGTTGGCGAAGTTAGAGTTTAATGATAAAGTAACTGACCAGAACTATAGAAATCTGTGTTTTCCTGCAGAAATAAGCTACTATAGCATCAGTTGAACAATCTGATTTGGCTTTACTTACTCGGAAGCCTGgcattcatgttttctttttttccttttatgtgtcACTGTGGTGACATTAAACCACTGTGAGAGGTAAATGGATATAGGATTGAAGTAATTTGTATACCTGGAGTGTGTATGTGCCAATTAAATATGCAAATGTCTGCATATACACGGACTGATGAGAGACAAACGTTGTTCTTGATTGCTTTATAATACCAGTGTGGTTACTAGAGAGCATTTGTAGAAGCGAATGTAAAAACAAGTTTAATCTGTTTTCTTATGACCTTGCATCCATGGTATAACTTTCATATATGTCATTGGATGGTTTACCTTTTAAAGCACTTACTAATGtactgtataatttttaaaagtcctcaGATTTGTCTTCTAAcagatttcttcatttcattGCAAAGTATAGTTTCCATCCTTAAAAGAAGGATGCCACAAGGAAATAACTGTCTGAAGTAGTTCCTGAGTGTCTTAGTGCCACCAGGCGTGTAAATTGATTACACTGAGGCTGTTTTAATATCAGGGTTGAGATGTAGCACTGTTAAAGCAAGCTTCAAATACTTTTGTAGAATTACCAAATTATAAAAACTAGGTCATAAGCTAGACTTGCATTTCAAGTACTAAAATTGCTTTATAAACTATCAGGAATCACAAGATAATGAGTCACATAATGAGTGATATGGGGAGACTAGAGTCGGTTACTCAGTGATTTAACCAGAACAAATTTAAGAGCAGATTTTAGTGTAGCTGATGTTTTACTGCCACTAATTTACAACAAATTCAGTTGGAGTTTAATAATAATTGAACTTTGTGTTTAGTCatttagaatgtttttaaatagtCAAAACACAAAATGGCAACACCACAGAATAAAGGTTCTCTGGGCCTATTCCAACCACTTAAAATTATCTTAAGTATGTATACATGAAAACAATTCTATTGTATTAGTGGTTTTTTACTTACTGTATATTACCTTTGTAGCATCTGTTTAAATAAAtcgatttttttaaacatatggtGTCCTcctaaataaataccttttttgCAGATTTCAGTATTTCAGGTAGCAAAAAGCACTGCCTGATGTTAAATCTGTTTTCACAATAATAATCCCTTATTAAATGCTGAGGGAAGTATTAAGGTTAGAATTAACATAATTAGTCTTACTTCATATCCTTAAAGTAAGATCCGATTCCTCATTCATTTGAGTGTtcattatatgccaggcactgaccTGTTGTAATTTCATGGTCTGGaattaatattcttatttctaaACTACCTATAATAGAATGTATACAGTGCTGCAGGAATACGGAGGGAGAAGCAATTAAATCTTCCCGAAGGTCAGAGCAATCTGAAGTAGGCAATCTGGCATTAGGTTGAGAAGCAGTAGGAGGTGATTTCATCACACCGATGTTCTACTATTTACAGGAAGAGGAAACTGGAAGGAAGGTTTTATTTATCCAATATTCCACAACACTAGAATTTGTTGAACTTAGGACAaaggaaagttttgttttgttgtgccCAGTTTGATTAGTTGCTTAACAAGGTAGAAGAAGCACAGATCCCTGATTGTGGTTGTGGAAGAAACTGAGCCATTCCTGTGTCTCTGATGAATGCTTCTGGGCTTCATTAGTTAAGATTCATCCTTAGGATTCTGCAAGTTCCTTACAGTTCCAAATTTCCCTTCTAacttgtgaaatgattactgtcTAAGGCAGCTTTTTGTTGCTTCTTTTGTTGTCATATGTAGATGAAGGCCAAAGAACTAGCTGGGGCTGAGATGAAATAATGTGTCAAGTACCATGCAGGTAATAGGaatgaaaagaagaaggagacgTGGACCTCACAGTTTATGGCCGCACTGATGTAGAGGCATTAAGACCATGCAACAGAGCTGGTGTAAAGCACAGAAGATGACCTGGTTAGTTTTAACCGATAAGGCCAAAATTATAGCGACTGCGTACTGAGACTTGGAAACCTGGGATGTTTTCCAGGGGTACAGATTTTGGGTAGGACGTTCTACACATTGGGAACAGTATGAGCGAATGCAGGAAAACTACCCACACCATGCCTAGCACACAAGTGGGAGGCACTCGACTGATGACTGAAGCATGGAACTGCATGGGGCATTCAGGCAGAGGCAAGTGGTTCAGAGGCTAGAGTGGAGCAAGGTTGATAAGGAGAggttggaaaaagagaaaatgatcagGTGGGTACAAGTTTTGTGCAGACCAAGAAGTTTAGACTTTATGAACAGGCAGTGGAGGTTTGAGTTCAGCAAGGTAACTCCCAAAAGTATAGAGGAAGGATAGGGCATGGGGCAAGACAAAACAAGGGGCTCTCTTAGGAGACTAGTTATGGTCCTTAATCTCTCAAATCAGGGCCTGTAATTGTGAGGGTGGGGAGCAAACATGTCAAGGAAATCTCAGCAGACTAGCCAAATCCTTCTATTTGACTCATGAGTAACTGTTGGTAGGGTGTCAGGGAGGAGTCGTGCATCCCTTCCTGCCAAAAAGTTAGTTCCTGAAATATAACTTCATGTGGTGACTGCATGTATATTGGATATTCCAGATCGTTGTTCTGCTAGTTCTGTTGTCTTTGCAAGGACAAGCAAAGAATTACAGatttgttgtttaaaaattttttttcagaatagagatgtatttcttatttttccatttctgttttataCTATTactgtcaaatatttaaaaaaaaaaaaagttttccagtGATATCACAGTTATGTCAATGGCAAAGTCTTGTTGTGATAGATGAGAAGCATATAAGAAATGCTGATTGCCAATATTGTGTTTTATATAATCTGTTTAGAGATTTTTATCTAACCGAGATCTGTTAGCTCAACTAGTTTTATATTTGGTATATATGTGcatgaaataaaatcaattttatatacTATCCTCTCTTGTCTTTGAAtttgatatacataaatatttttctaaacatgGTAGCCTGAAGAATTTTGTCTTTCAAGGCTTCCTTTACTGAACATAGCTAGCtttacatatttgaaattaaaactatGTGGATCTGCCTTCACATTGATATGATCTATGTTATCTACATCTGGAAGCTGACCTTGATTATGTAGAAAAAGGTTCTGCATGATAGGAAATAACAATTCTCCTCTCCAT includes the following:
- the LRAT gene encoding lecithin retinol acyltransferase is translated as MKNPMLEALSQLLEKLLLISNFKFFSSGTPGEDKTRNSYNEISSFLRGDVLEVSRTHLTHYGIYLGDNRVAHMMPDILLALTKDKGRTQKVVSNKRLILGVIGRVASIRVDTVEDFAYGADILVNHLDKSLKKKALLNEEVAQRAEKLLGITPYSLLWNNCEHFVTYCRFGTSISPQADKFCENVKIIIRDQRSVLASAVLGLASIVCLGLASYTTLPAIFIPFFLWMAG